From a single Methylosinus sp. H3A genomic region:
- a CDS encoding DUF1289 domain-containing protein yields MTESPCVKICRIDQQTGFCIGCARTIAEIAGWGAASEGERKRILAALPARRARLPRPQEERQASPPSS; encoded by the coding sequence ATGACCGAGAGTCCCTGCGTCAAAATCTGTCGGATCGACCAGCAGACCGGCTTCTGCATCGGTTGTGCGCGGACGATAGCGGAGATAGCCGGCTGGGGCGCCGCCTCCGAGGGAGAGCGTAAGCGCATCCTCGCCGCCCTCCCCGCGCGGCGCGCGCGCCTGCCGCGCCCGCAGGAAGAACGTCAGGCCTCGCCGCCCTCGTCGTGA
- a CDS encoding mannose-1-phosphate guanylyltransferase/mannose-6-phosphate isomerase: MTKILPVIMCGGAGTRVWPESRESLPKQFIPLIGEKSTFQTTIETLSDEAFDKPVIISNADYRFLVTDQLREIGACADIVLEPTRRDSAAAVAVAAGLAARRSPQTIVVVLAADHVVRDRQGLVELCKKAAAAAAEGHIVTLGVKPDSPATGYGYLRPGERLFGEVSKLEAFVEKPDRDTAQRYIDAGYLWNSGNFIFRADVMQEEIAQFEPAIFEAAEKAIDAGRRDLDFLVLDAEAFARAPKTSIDYAVMEKTRRAAVIEADIGWSDVGNWRAVWELTERDTAGNSVRGNGVIRDSRNVHVRSDDTLTTVVGVDDVIVVTTQDAVLVLGHEHGDNVKQLVDQLKRENRREAGEHKRIFRPWGYYQSVDSGDRHQVKRIVVKPGARLSLQKHFHRAEHWIVVKGTAEVGRDQETLLVHENESIYLPIGCIHRLSNPGRIDLELIEVQTGSYLGEDDIVRLADLYSRA; encoded by the coding sequence ATGACAAAAATTCTGCCTGTCATTATGTGCGGCGGGGCGGGCACGCGCGTATGGCCCGAATCGCGGGAGTCGCTCCCGAAACAATTTATCCCGCTCATCGGCGAGAAATCGACCTTTCAGACGACCATCGAGACGCTGTCGGACGAAGCCTTCGACAAGCCGGTCATCATCTCCAACGCCGATTATCGCTTCCTGGTCACCGATCAGCTGCGTGAGATCGGCGCCTGCGCCGATATCGTCCTCGAGCCCACGCGGCGTGATTCCGCCGCCGCCGTCGCCGTCGCCGCAGGTCTCGCCGCCCGGCGCTCGCCGCAGACGATCGTCGTCGTGCTGGCCGCCGACCATGTCGTGCGCGACAGACAAGGCCTCGTCGAGCTCTGCAAAAAGGCGGCGGCCGCCGCGGCCGAGGGCCATATCGTCACGCTCGGCGTCAAGCCCGACAGTCCGGCGACCGGCTATGGCTATCTGCGACCGGGCGAACGGCTTTTCGGCGAGGTCTCCAAGCTCGAGGCCTTCGTCGAAAAACCCGATCGCGACACGGCGCAGCGCTATATCGACGCCGGCTATCTGTGGAACAGCGGCAATTTCATCTTCCGCGCCGATGTGATGCAGGAGGAGATCGCGCAATTCGAGCCGGCGATCTTCGAGGCGGCCGAAAAAGCGATCGACGCCGGGCGCCGCGATCTGGATTTTCTGGTGCTGGACGCCGAAGCTTTCGCGCGCGCGCCCAAGACCTCCATCGATTACGCGGTGATGGAGAAGACGCGCCGAGCCGCGGTGATCGAGGCGGACATCGGCTGGTCGGACGTCGGCAATTGGCGCGCCGTTTGGGAGCTGACCGAGCGCGACACGGCCGGCAATTCGGTGCGCGGCAATGGCGTGATCCGCGACTCGCGCAATGTGCATGTGCGCTCGGACGACACTCTGACGACGGTCGTCGGCGTCGACGACGTCATTGTGGTGACGACGCAGGATGCGGTGCTGGTGCTCGGCCATGAGCATGGCGACAATGTCAAGCAGCTCGTCGATCAATTGAAGCGCGAGAACCGCCGCGAGGCGGGCGAGCACAAGCGCATCTTCCGTCCCTGGGGCTATTATCAGTCGGTGGATTCCGGCGATCGGCATCAGGTGAAACGCATCGTCGTGAAGCCTGGCGCGCGTCTGTCGCTGCAGAAGCATTTTCATCGCGCCGAGCATTGGATCGTCGTCAAGGGAACGGCGGAGGTCGGCCGCGATCAGGAGACGCTGCTCGTTCACGAGAACGAATCGATCTATCTGCCGATCGGCTGCATTCATCGCCTGAGCAATCCCGGCAGAATCGACCTCGAGCTCATCGAGGTGCAGACCGGCTCCTATCTCGGCGAGGACGATATCGTGCGTCTCGCCGATTTGTATAGCCGCGCCTAG